In the Pirellulales bacterium genome, GTCGTCCACCACGCTTACGAGCACATGGACTACAAGCCGCTGGTGAACGCGCGGGTTGGCCAACTCGGGCGAAAGCGCGAGATTCTCAATGATCGCTTCCTCGCCCAATACGAGCGGTTGCTCAAGATCCTCAGCTATCGCCGGCAGCTCGATAGCGCCGAGATGATGTCGATCGTGTATTACCTGCTGCTTCAGGATCGCGTGGACGAGGCGCTGGAATTCTTCGGCCGAGTGAACGTCGAGCAACTTGCCACGCGGCTTCAGTACGATTACTTCGCCGCCTACCTGGATTTCTGCAAGTCGGAGCCAAAGCTGGCCCGGCAGATTGCCGCCAAATACGCCGATTATCCCCTCGATCGCTGGCGATTGGCGTTTGCGAACATCGTCAATCAGGCCGATGAGATCGGCAAAGCCGAGATCAAAGTGGCCGACAAGGAAGATCGGACTCAGACGCAAACCAAGGAAGCCGCCGCGACGCCGTCGTTCGATTTCACCGTCGAGGCCAAGAAAGTGAAGCTCAATTTCCAGAGCCTCAAGCAAGTGCGGGTGAACTACTACCAGATGGACATTGAGCTGCTCTTCAGTCGCAATCCATTCGTGCAGGGAGAGGCGAAGCAGTTCTCGAACATCCTGCCGAACCAATCGGAAACGATCGACTTGCCGGCCGACGCCGCGAGCTTCGAGTTCCGGCTGCCCGACAAGCTCGTCAACAGCAACCTGCTGGTCGAGATCGCGGGCGCGGGCCAAACGCAGTCCCAGGCCTACTACTCGAACGCCCTGCACGTGAAAACGATTGAGAATTACGGCGAAGTCCGCGTAACGCTCGACAAGGATTCAACCCCGCTCTCGAAGGTCTATGTCAAGGTCTACGCCCGCATGAAGGACGGCGCCGTGCGGTTCTACAAAGACGGCTACACCGACCTTCGCGGCCTGTTCGACTACACGTCGCTCAGCACGAACGAGCTGGACTTCGTGGATAAGTTCTCGATTCTGATCTTGAGCGAAGACCACGGCGCCGTGGTCCGCGAAGCCAGTCCGCCGAAGCGGTAGGGCGACGCGGAATCAGAACAGGACGGAAATGCCCGTATAGAGAAGATCAGCCGATGTCGAATCCGTGACGGAGCTGCCGGGTATCGCGCCGAGCTGCGTTTCGATCGGGCCGGTGACGCGGTTCTGAAAGGCGTGGCTATAGCTGATCGAGAGCATGCAGCAGGGAGTGAACTTGTACGACGTGCCAACCGACAGCACGTGTTGGGTTATCAGCGGAGAGGACATGTTGAAAAAGGCGACGTCGTTGCCGATCGGATTCTGGTTATAGGCGTAGCCCATCCGCAGGAACCAGCAGTCGGTGACCTGGTATTGCACTCCGGTGGCCATGCCGAAGATGCTCTTCCAGCCCAGGCCGGTCACCGATCCATCGGCGTTGAAGCCGGCCGTGCGGAAGCCGTTTGTATTGCGATTGTCGAAGTAGCGGAAATCAGAGGCGACGATCCAACGCTCGAACCCCGTGTAGGCGACGCCCACGGAGGCGATCATCGGAAAATCAAACTCCGACTTCACGGTTCGGGGCTGACCGATTTCATTGCTCGAATTGGCGCGGAAATCGTCGAACCACTGCGGGCTCTTGAGCGAGAACCCGAGGTTCCAATTCTGCGCCTTGTAAAAGAGGCCCAGTTGCGCGCCGATCCCCCAGGTGTAGCTTGTGGCCGTGCCCGATGGATAGGTGGCGAATCCATCGCCGTTCGCGTCG is a window encoding:
- a CDS encoding outer membrane protein transport protein yields the protein MMRGFALRLVLLSALVGVLASREAAGQGIALPGAGPINQSMGGAAVAAPLDATGALFWNPATISGLNSSEISFGLGLMLPTTSLSSSLPANSIFPGVPPVALQGSNHSNAGVTPLPTMAFVKKLDESDWTYGIGVFGIGGFSTNYPASATNPVLMPPPPAGLGVGHVYADVEILQVVPTVSYQLTDRLSIGVSPTFDLARLAVDPAFFSAPDDANGDGFATYPSGTATSYTWGIGAQLGLFYKAQNWNLGFSLKSPQWFDDFRANSSNEIGQPRTVKSEFDFPMIASVGVAYTGFERWIVASDFRYFDNRNTNGFRTAGFNADGSVTGLGWKSIFGMATGVQYQVTDCWFLRMGYAYNQNPIGNDVAFFNMSSPLITQHVLSVGTSYKFTPCCMLSISYSHAFQNRVTGPIETQLGAIPGSSVTDSTSADLLYTGISVLF